Proteins encoded within one genomic window of Microbacterium soli:
- a CDS encoding EI24 domain-containing protein: MISELLTGVRFLGRGFGYWRRMPALMLLGLVPGLIALLVLAAAIIPLWASLGAITRWFTPFADSWSPGWTTALRVAIGAVVVIGSLVLAGVVFTALALLIGDPFYQRIWRAVENDLGGEVPEGDGGMRVAIGESIRLVLLGVLVAVLALALGLIPAVGAPAAAVAGMLLTGRLIARELTGRALNARDVPGSERSRLFASRRSRLLGFGVATQLCFTIPLGAVLIMPTAVAGATLLARDLLSSPGPARTAPGSASPR, from the coding sequence ATGATCAGCGAGCTGCTCACCGGGGTCCGGTTCCTGGGTCGCGGGTTCGGGTATTGGAGACGGATGCCCGCCCTCATGCTGCTCGGGCTGGTCCCCGGACTCATCGCACTGCTCGTGCTGGCTGCGGCGATCATCCCGCTGTGGGCGTCGCTGGGGGCGATCACCCGTTGGTTCACGCCGTTCGCCGATTCCTGGAGTCCTGGGTGGACGACCGCTCTGCGCGTGGCGATCGGCGCCGTGGTCGTGATCGGCTCGCTCGTGCTGGCCGGCGTGGTGTTCACGGCGCTGGCGCTGCTGATCGGCGATCCGTTCTATCAGCGCATCTGGCGGGCCGTCGAGAACGATCTCGGCGGCGAGGTCCCGGAGGGTGACGGCGGGATGCGGGTGGCGATCGGCGAGAGCATCCGCCTGGTCCTGCTGGGCGTCCTCGTCGCCGTCCTCGCACTGGCGCTGGGGCTGATCCCGGCGGTCGGCGCGCCGGCCGCCGCCGTGGCCGGCATGCTGCTGACCGGTCGGCTGATCGCCCGTGAGCTCACCGGGCGGGCGTTGAACGCCCGTGACGTGCCCGGCTCCGAGCGCTCCCGACTGTTCGCATCCCGGCGCTCGCGGCTGCTGGGCTTCGGCGTGGCCACGCAGCTGTGCTTCACGATCCCGCTCGGAGCCGTCCTCATCATGCCGACCGCCGTCGCGGGGGCGACCCTCCTCGCCCGCGACCTCCTCTCCTCGCCCGGGCCGGCCCGCACTGCGCCCGGAAGCGCTTCACCGCGCTGA
- a CDS encoding alpha/beta hydrolase has translation MIEELRIDDDLTRWSPTPRAGTPLLVLLHGYGADENDLFGLVPHLPDGVAVASVAAPLTPPWPMPGRAWYRIDSLNSRDSAGITAAAEALLRWLDAETGDSSSVALLGFSQGAAVALQALRLAHDRIAAVVALSGYAAPGDLPGDAVLRERKPPVFWGRGSRDEVIPQNLVDHTAQWLPGHSELSGRIYPGLTHSISEQELADVCVFLSQWKDAIRS, from the coding sequence ATGATCGAGGAGCTGAGGATCGACGACGACCTGACGCGCTGGTCACCGACCCCGCGTGCGGGGACGCCGCTGCTCGTGCTGCTGCACGGCTACGGCGCTGACGAGAACGACCTGTTCGGTCTCGTCCCCCACCTTCCGGACGGAGTGGCGGTGGCATCCGTCGCCGCTCCCCTCACGCCGCCATGGCCGATGCCCGGGAGGGCCTGGTACCGGATCGACTCGCTGAACTCGCGGGACTCGGCGGGCATCACCGCGGCCGCGGAGGCGCTGCTGCGCTGGCTGGACGCCGAGACAGGCGATTCGTCCTCCGTCGCCCTGCTGGGCTTCTCGCAGGGCGCGGCCGTGGCGCTGCAGGCACTCCGGCTGGCGCACGACCGCATCGCCGCCGTGGTGGCGCTCAGCGGCTACGCGGCACCCGGCGACCTGCCCGGGGATGCCGTGCTGCGAGAGCGGAAGCCGCCCGTCTTCTGGGGCCGGGGCAGTCGCGACGAGGTGATCCCGCAGAACCTCGTCGACCACACCGCCCAGTGGCTTCCCGGGCATTCCGAGCTGTCCGGACGGATCTACCCCGGGCTCACGCACTCCATCTCCGAGCAGGAGCTCGCCGACGTGTGCGTGTTCCTCTCGCAGTGGAAGGACGCGATCAGGTCCTGA
- a CDS encoding NUDIX hydrolase family protein yields MAVRTPDPDPDGGFGFDDVPSANDNPGWLSDIELEEARRRLPMLYVEAVPVVTDGAGQVTSIGVLLRSTPLGEITRTLVSGRVRYGETVRDALFRHIENDLGPMAFPLLPVSPTPFTVAEYFPIPGVSAFHDDRQHAVSLVFIVPVTGTCEPRQDALEVTWFSPEEAATDAVSAEMEGGRGSLIRQALAHLGLLR; encoded by the coding sequence ATGGCGGTGCGCACACCTGACCCTGACCCGGACGGCGGCTTCGGGTTCGACGACGTGCCCTCGGCGAACGACAACCCGGGCTGGCTGAGCGACATCGAACTCGAGGAGGCGCGCCGCCGACTGCCGATGCTGTACGTCGAGGCCGTACCCGTGGTCACCGACGGCGCTGGCCAGGTCACCTCCATCGGCGTGCTGCTGCGCTCCACCCCGCTCGGCGAGATCACCCGCACACTGGTCTCGGGGCGGGTGCGATACGGGGAGACCGTGCGGGACGCCCTCTTCCGGCACATCGAGAACGACCTCGGCCCGATGGCGTTCCCGCTGCTGCCCGTGTCACCGACGCCCTTCACGGTGGCGGAGTACTTCCCGATCCCCGGAGTCAGCGCGTTCCACGATGATCGTCAGCACGCCGTCTCGCTCGTGTTCATCGTGCCGGTCACCGGCACGTGCGAGCCCCGCCAGGATGCCCTCGAGGTCACCTGGTTCTCCCCGGAGGAGGCGGCCACCGATGCCGTGTCCGCGGAGATGGAGGGCGGCCGGGGATCGCTGATCCGCCAGGCGCTCGCCCACCTCGGCCTCCTGCGCTGA
- a CDS encoding ABC-F family ATP-binding cassette domain-containing protein, with amino-acid sequence MSAPISSTAAAVTLDRLTFTWADGSVALDAVSGSFGAGRTGLVGRNGAGKSTLLRLIAGDLHPTSGQIVRTAAVAHLPQRLTLDTDRRVADLLGIAVPFDAVRAIAAGDVDPARFDAVGDDWDIEARAEASLAEAGLDPSFLDRTVGELSGGEAVLVAIAGIRLRRAPITLLDEPTNNLDREARGRLADMVRGWKGTLIVVSHDIALLELMDDTAELYGNQLSVFGGPYSEWRTWLDAEQEAAKQAERDAAQALRKEKRQRIETETKLAHRASFAKKAFAEKRQPKIIMNGRKAEAQVSAGKLRGEKQAREEEARRARDEAGRRIRDDATMKIELPDPGISSSRRIATLSDGTRSWVLQGPERAALIGRNGVGKTTLLRRLVADAALIGGDASASSGNAHLARTDPEDASAAGAHSRVEGADAAASESPIDSELVAEAHTDRIGYLSQRVDGLDESASVVENIAAAAPHVPEKELRNRLARFLIRGAAMDRPVRALSGGERFRAALAKLLLADPPPHLVVLDEPTNNLDIDTVDQLVEALHAYRGAVLVVSHDDVFLQRLGLDLMLELDAEGSLAQAG; translated from the coding sequence ATGTCAGCACCGATCTCATCCACCGCAGCCGCCGTCACCCTCGACCGGCTGACCTTCACCTGGGCGGACGGATCCGTCGCCCTCGACGCCGTGTCGGGCTCGTTCGGCGCTGGCCGGACCGGCCTGGTCGGGCGCAACGGCGCAGGCAAGTCCACCCTGCTCCGCCTCATCGCGGGCGACCTCCATCCCACCTCGGGGCAGATCGTCCGCACCGCCGCGGTCGCCCACCTGCCGCAGCGCCTCACTCTCGACACCGACCGTCGCGTCGCCGATCTGCTCGGCATCGCCGTGCCGTTCGATGCCGTGCGGGCCATCGCCGCGGGTGACGTCGACCCGGCGCGCTTCGACGCCGTCGGCGACGACTGGGACATCGAGGCGCGGGCCGAGGCATCCCTCGCCGAAGCCGGGCTCGACCCGTCGTTCCTCGATCGCACGGTCGGAGAGCTCTCGGGCGGCGAGGCGGTGCTCGTCGCGATCGCCGGCATCCGTCTGCGGCGCGCGCCGATCACCCTGCTCGACGAGCCGACCAACAACCTCGACCGCGAGGCGCGGGGACGGCTCGCGGACATGGTCCGCGGCTGGAAGGGCACGCTGATCGTGGTGAGTCACGACATCGCGCTGCTGGAGCTCATGGACGACACGGCCGAGCTGTACGGCAATCAGCTGAGCGTGTTCGGCGGGCCGTACTCCGAGTGGCGGACCTGGCTGGATGCCGAGCAGGAGGCCGCGAAGCAGGCCGAACGCGACGCCGCGCAGGCGCTGCGGAAGGAGAAGCGGCAGCGCATCGAGACGGAGACCAAGCTCGCGCATCGGGCGAGTTTCGCGAAGAAGGCGTTCGCGGAGAAGCGGCAGCCGAAGATCATCATGAACGGGCGCAAGGCGGAGGCGCAGGTGTCGGCCGGGAAGCTGCGCGGCGAGAAGCAGGCGCGGGAGGAGGAGGCCCGGCGGGCGCGGGACGAGGCCGGGCGCCGCATCCGCGACGACGCGACCATGAAGATCGAGCTGCCCGATCCGGGGATCTCGAGCTCGCGGCGCATCGCGACGCTCAGCGACGGGACGCGATCGTGGGTGCTGCAGGGGCCGGAGCGTGCGGCGCTGATCGGCCGCAACGGGGTCGGGAAGACCACACTGCTGCGGAGGTTGGTGGCGGATGCCGCTCTCATCGGCGGAGACGCGAGCGCTTCGAGCGGGAATGCGCACCTCGCGCGGACGGATCCGGAGGATGCATCCGCTGCTGGCGCACATTCCCGCGTCGAGGGTGCGGATGCCGCGGCATCCGAGTCCCCGATCGACTCGGAGCTGGTCGCGGAGGCGCACACCGACCGCATCGGCTACCTGTCCCAGCGTGTGGACGGGCTCGACGAGTCGGCGTCCGTGGTGGAGAACATCGCGGCGGCGGCTCCGCACGTCCCGGAGAAGGAGCTGCGGAACCGGCTCGCGAGATTCCTCATCCGCGGGGCGGCGATGGACCGCCCGGTCCGCGCCCTGTCGGGCGGTGAGAGGTTCCGGGCGGCGCTGGCGAAGCTGCTGCTGGCCGATCCCCCACCGCACCTCGTGGTGCTCGACGAGCCGACCAACAACCTCGACATCGACACGGTTGATCAGCTGGTCGAGGCGCTGCACGCCTACCGCGGCGCGGTGCTCGTCGTCAGCCACGACGACGTGTTCCTGCAACGGCTCGGCCTCGATCTGATGCTGGAACTGGATGCCGAAGGGTCACTGGCGCAGGCGGGGTGA
- a CDS encoding sigma-70 family RNA polymerase sigma factor, with protein MSEKNDETEIWARARSDSGEAFAELFRRHRDAVFRRALALVDRAHDAEDATAVAFFELWRRRRSVVLVDGTVLPWLLVTVGNTARNQRRGGVRYRRLLAALPRSEPRDAEQEAVDSLEAEVLGIRLRDALSELDPKDAALLTLTVLDGLTVADAAPLVGLKAGAARTRLMRVRRRLQNDLAPNPPHVTWFLSEGERA; from the coding sequence ATGAGCGAGAAGAACGACGAGACCGAGATCTGGGCACGAGCCCGTTCGGACAGCGGTGAGGCGTTCGCCGAGCTCTTCCGTCGGCACCGTGACGCCGTGTTCCGCCGTGCGCTGGCACTGGTGGATCGGGCGCACGATGCCGAGGACGCCACGGCCGTCGCCTTCTTCGAGCTCTGGCGCAGGCGGCGATCGGTCGTGCTCGTCGACGGCACGGTGCTGCCGTGGCTGCTGGTGACCGTCGGCAACACGGCACGGAATCAGCGTCGCGGAGGCGTGCGGTACCGACGACTGCTGGCAGCGCTGCCGCGCTCCGAGCCCCGCGACGCCGAGCAGGAGGCGGTGGACTCACTGGAGGCCGAGGTGCTCGGCATCCGGCTGCGCGACGCGCTGTCCGAACTGGATCCGAAGGACGCCGCACTCCTGACCCTCACCGTGCTGGACGGACTCACCGTGGCGGACGCCGCACCCCTGGTCGGATTGAAAGCAGGAGCCGCGCGCACCCGCCTGATGCGGGTCAGACGTCGCCTCCAGAACGATCTGGCGCCGAACCCGCCGCATGTCACCTGGTTCCTCTCGGAAGGAGAACGCGCATGA
- a CDS encoding ATP-dependent helicase, translated as MSDVLDRFAPATQDWFRGAFDAPTPAQAGAWKAISAGRNALIVAPTGSGKTLSAFLWAIDSVFRERAGGTDAEGGPRTRILYISPLKALGVDVERNLRSPLIGIGQSARRLGLPVPEVTVGVRSGDTTSSDRRKLVSAPPDILITTPESLYLMLTSRAGETLRGVHTVIIDEVHAVAATKRGAHLAVSLERLDALRGARGAGRPAQRIGLSATVRPIDEVARFLGGSAPVDIVAPRAVKTFELGVVVPMEDMRNPPPPPGAPSPADAADAEYTEVTGSVWPHVEEAIVDRVLENRSTIVFANSRRLAERLTGRLNEIHAERMGGAVPDSTGSAAGAEHVLAKAHHGSVSKEQRAIVEEELKSGALRCVVATSSLELGIDMGAVDLVIQVEAPPSAASGLQRVGRAGHQVGEISRASLFPKHRGDVLHTAVVTERMLKGQIEAIAVPRNPLDILAQQTVAACALDTVSVEEWFETVRRSAPFQTLPRSAYEATLDLLAGRYPSDEFAELRPRLVWDRDAGTLTGRPGAQRIAVTSGGTIPDRGLFGVFVAGETTGARVGELDEEMVYESRVGDVFTLGTTSWRIAEITHDRVNVIPAYGQPGKVPFWHGDGIGRPFELGEALGRFSREVSTAEPAVAQQRLIDAGLDERARANLMSYLAEQRETTGTLPTDRALTVERGHDEVGDWRVILHSPYGMKVHAPWALAINARVRERLGVEGSAVASDDGIIVRIPDADAEPPGAELFVFDADELEQIVTAEVGGSALFASRFRECAARALLLPRRNPGRRTPLWQQRQRSAQLLEVARRHPTFPVILETLREVLQDVYDLPSLRRLVTDIAERRIRLVETAPAQPSPYARDLLFGYVGAFMYEGDSPLAERRAAALSVDPALLGELLGTVEMRELLDPDVIAQFELEAQRLDPRRRARGREGVADLLRMLGPLDAEEVAARLEGDAMTGAAPRGDTDDTAEVHAAGPTTPEHASALLGELVAARRAIPVTIAGHARFAVIEDAGRLRDALGAALPTGIPVAFLEPVADPLGDLVSRYARTHGPFTTDAVAGRFGIGTAVARHALQRLGSAGRLSSGYFLPAVDADPSGAKEWCDAEVLRRLRMRSLAAIRGSVEPVDPQAYARFLPDWQHLTRPLEGVDGVLTVIEQFAGVPIPASAWESLVLPGRVRDYAPALLDELTTAGEVVWAGHGALPGRDGWVSLHPADLMPFTLPIPEEAPAAGSLEEKILDALRLSGASFTGALRAMISAENEQSVLDALWALTWQGHVTNDTFAPVRALLAGGTQAHRTARRAPRTRTYRGISPARPTPRPPSVGVGGRWAHLPDTDPDAARRATVTAGLLLDRYGVVTRGAVQAEDVPGGFAQAYRVLAGFEEAGHCRRGYLIEKLGAAQFAASATVDRLRTFSTLADPPPRNAVTLAATDPANPYGAALAWPRLDAVSHRPGRKAGGLVVLVDGALVLYLERGGRTVLAFDDDPEVLRRAVTDLVATSRARRLETLTVEKINGSAVHGTSFALLLQEAGFVVTPRGCALRRVV; from the coding sequence ATGAGCGATGTGCTCGACCGCTTCGCCCCCGCCACCCAGGACTGGTTCCGCGGGGCGTTCGACGCACCCACACCCGCGCAGGCGGGGGCATGGAAGGCCATCTCAGCCGGGCGCAACGCCCTCATCGTCGCCCCGACCGGGTCGGGCAAGACGCTGTCCGCGTTCCTCTGGGCGATAGACAGTGTCTTCCGCGAGAGAGCGGGAGGGACGGATGCCGAGGGCGGGCCGCGCACGCGCATCCTCTACATCTCCCCGCTGAAGGCGCTGGGCGTCGACGTCGAGCGCAACCTGCGCTCGCCCCTCATCGGCATCGGGCAGTCGGCCCGTCGGCTCGGCCTGCCGGTGCCGGAGGTCACGGTCGGGGTGCGCTCGGGCGACACGACCTCGAGCGATCGGCGCAAGCTGGTCAGCGCCCCGCCCGACATCCTCATCACGACGCCCGAGTCGCTGTACCTCATGCTCACCAGCCGTGCCGGGGAGACGCTGCGCGGCGTGCACACGGTGATCATCGACGAGGTGCACGCGGTGGCGGCCACCAAACGCGGCGCGCATCTCGCGGTGAGCCTGGAGAGGCTGGACGCCCTGCGCGGGGCGCGCGGCGCCGGGCGGCCCGCGCAGCGCATCGGGCTGTCCGCCACCGTCCGCCCCATCGACGAGGTCGCACGGTTCCTCGGCGGTTCCGCTCCCGTCGACATCGTGGCGCCTCGCGCCGTGAAGACCTTCGAACTGGGCGTGGTCGTCCCGATGGAGGACATGCGCAACCCTCCCCCGCCGCCCGGTGCGCCGTCGCCTGCGGATGCCGCGGATGCCGAGTACACGGAGGTCACGGGCTCGGTCTGGCCGCACGTCGAGGAGGCGATCGTCGACAGGGTGCTGGAGAACCGGTCGACGATCGTGTTCGCGAACTCGCGCCGGCTGGCCGAGCGGCTCACCGGGCGACTCAACGAGATCCACGCGGAGCGGATGGGCGGCGCCGTCCCCGATTCGACCGGTTCCGCGGCAGGCGCCGAGCACGTGCTCGCGAAGGCCCATCATGGTTCGGTGTCGAAGGAGCAGCGCGCGATCGTCGAGGAGGAGTTGAAGTCCGGCGCGCTGCGCTGCGTCGTCGCGACGAGCAGCCTGGAGCTCGGCATCGACATGGGCGCCGTCGACCTGGTGATCCAGGTGGAGGCGCCGCCGTCCGCGGCGTCCGGACTGCAGCGCGTCGGCCGGGCCGGGCATCAGGTCGGCGAGATCAGCCGGGCGTCCCTCTTCCCCAAGCATCGCGGCGACGTGCTGCACACGGCGGTCGTCACCGAGCGGATGCTGAAGGGCCAGATCGAGGCGATCGCCGTGCCGCGCAATCCGCTCGACATCCTCGCGCAGCAGACCGTGGCGGCCTGCGCGCTCGACACGGTCTCGGTCGAGGAGTGGTTCGAGACCGTGCGGCGCAGCGCTCCGTTCCAGACGCTCCCCCGATCCGCCTACGAGGCCACGCTCGACCTGCTCGCGGGCAGGTATCCGTCCGACGAGTTCGCCGAGCTGCGTCCGCGACTGGTGTGGGATCGGGATGCCGGGACGTTGACCGGGCGCCCCGGTGCACAGCGCATCGCCGTGACCAGCGGCGGCACGATCCCCGACCGCGGCCTGTTCGGGGTCTTCGTCGCGGGTGAGACGACGGGCGCCCGGGTGGGCGAGCTCGACGAGGAGATGGTCTACGAGTCGCGCGTGGGGGATGTGTTCACGCTCGGCACCACCAGCTGGCGGATCGCCGAGATCACGCACGACCGCGTCAACGTCATCCCCGCGTACGGTCAGCCGGGCAAAGTGCCGTTCTGGCACGGCGACGGCATCGGCCGCCCCTTCGAGCTCGGCGAGGCCCTCGGCCGCTTCTCCCGCGAGGTGTCCACCGCCGAACCCGCCGTAGCGCAGCAGCGCCTGATCGACGCGGGTCTGGACGAACGGGCGCGCGCCAACCTGATGAGCTATCTCGCCGAGCAGCGGGAGACCACCGGCACCCTGCCGACCGACCGCGCCCTCACCGTCGAGCGCGGGCACGACGAGGTCGGCGACTGGCGGGTGATCCTGCATTCCCCGTACGGCATGAAGGTGCACGCGCCCTGGGCGCTCGCGATCAACGCGCGCGTGCGCGAGCGGCTCGGCGTGGAGGGATCCGCCGTCGCGAGCGACGACGGCATCATCGTGCGCATCCCGGATGCCGATGCCGAACCGCCCGGCGCCGAGCTGTTCGTGTTCGACGCGGACGAGCTCGAGCAGATCGTCACCGCCGAGGTCGGCGGGTCGGCCCTGTTCGCCTCGCGGTTCCGGGAGTGCGCAGCCCGCGCGCTGCTCTTGCCGCGCAGGAATCCCGGCAGGCGCACGCCGCTGTGGCAGCAGCGCCAGCGGTCGGCGCAGCTGCTGGAGGTCGCGAGGAGGCATCCGACCTTCCCCGTGATCCTGGAGACCCTGCGCGAGGTGCTGCAGGATGTCTACGATCTGCCCTCGCTGCGCCGGCTCGTCACCGACATCGCCGAGCGCCGCATCCGCCTCGTCGAGACCGCGCCCGCCCAGCCGTCTCCGTATGCGCGCGATCTGCTGTTCGGGTACGTCGGCGCGTTCATGTACGAGGGCGACTCGCCCCTGGCCGAGCGGAGGGCGGCCGCTCTCTCGGTCGATCCCGCCCTGCTGGGCGAGCTGCTGGGCACGGTGGAGATGCGCGAGCTGCTCGATCCCGACGTGATCGCGCAGTTCGAGCTCGAGGCGCAGCGGCTGGATCCACGGCGCCGGGCCCGAGGACGAGAGGGCGTCGCCGACCTGCTGCGAATGCTGGGCCCGCTGGATGCCGAGGAGGTGGCGGCACGGCTGGAGGGCGACGCCATGACGGGCGCGGCGCCCCGTGGGGACACCGACGACACGGCCGAGGTGCATGCCGCCGGCCCTACGACGCCGGAACACGCATCCGCTCTCCTCGGTGAGCTCGTGGCCGCCCGACGCGCGATCCCCGTCACGATCGCCGGGCATGCCCGTTTCGCCGTGATCGAGGATGCCGGAAGGCTGCGGGATGCGCTCGGCGCGGCGCTGCCCACCGGCATCCCCGTCGCATTCCTGGAGCCCGTCGCAGACCCGCTCGGCGATCTCGTGTCGCGGTACGCCCGTACCCACGGTCCGTTCACGACGGATGCCGTCGCCGGGCGGTTCGGGATCGGAACGGCTGTCGCCCGGCACGCCCTCCAGCGGCTGGGATCGGCGGGACGGCTGAGCAGCGGCTACTTCCTGCCTGCCGTCGACGCGGATCCGAGCGGTGCGAAGGAGTGGTGCGATGCCGAGGTGCTGCGCCGACTGCGGATGCGCTCGCTCGCCGCGATCCGCGGCAGTGTGGAGCCGGTCGACCCGCAGGCCTATGCGCGGTTCCTGCCGGACTGGCAGCACCTGACCCGTCCGCTCGAGGGTGTCGACGGCGTCTTGACCGTGATCGAGCAGTTCGCCGGCGTACCCATCCCCGCCAGCGCCTGGGAGTCGCTCGTGCTGCCCGGTCGCGTGCGCGATTATGCGCCCGCCCTGCTGGACGAGCTCACCACCGCGGGCGAGGTCGTGTGGGCCGGCCATGGCGCGCTGCCCGGACGCGACGGCTGGGTGTCGCTGCATCCCGCCGATCTCATGCCGTTCACGCTGCCGATCCCCGAGGAGGCTCCGGCAGCCGGGTCGTTGGAGGAGAAGATCCTCGACGCACTGCGCCTCAGCGGCGCCTCGTTCACGGGTGCGCTGCGCGCGATGATCAGCGCGGAGAACGAGCAGAGCGTCCTCGACGCACTGTGGGCGCTCACCTGGCAGGGGCATGTCACGAACGACACGTTCGCTCCCGTGCGGGCCCTGCTCGCCGGCGGCACGCAGGCGCACCGGACCGCCCGGCGTGCACCGCGCACCCGCACATACCGGGGCATCTCGCCGGCGCGGCCGACTCCCCGCCCGCCCTCGGTCGGCGTCGGAGGGCGCTGGGCGCATCTCCCGGACACCGACCCGGATGCCGCTCGACGCGCGACGGTGACCGCGGGGCTGCTTCTCGATCGCTACGGCGTCGTCACCCGCGGCGCCGTGCAGGCGGAGGACGTCCCGGGCGGCTTCGCCCAGGCGTACCGGGTGCTGGCGGGGTTCGAGGAGGCGGGGCACTGCCGCCGCGGCTACCTGATCGAGAAGCTCGGGGCGGCGCAGTTCGCGGCATCCGCCACCGTCGACCGGCTGCGCACCTTCTCGACCCTCGCCGACCCTCCACCGCGCAATGCCGTGACCCTCGCGGCGACCGACCCCGCCAACCCCTACGGCGCCGCCCTGGCCTGGCCGCGTCTGGATGCGGTCTCCCACCGCCCCGGCCGCAAGGCCGGCGGTCTGGTCGTGCTCGTCGACGGCGCTCTCGTGCTGTACCTGGAGCGTGGCGGCCGCACCGTGCTGGCCTTCGACGACGACCCCGAGGTGCTTCGCCGCGCGGTGACCGACCTCGTCGCGACGTCCCGTGCGCGTCGACTGGAGACGCTCACGGTCGAGAAGATCAACGGCTCGGCGGTTCACGGCACGTCGTTCGCGCTGCTCCTGCAGGAGGCCGGGTTCGTCGTGACGCCGCGCGGCTGCGCGCTTCGCAGGGTGGTGTAG
- a CDS encoding DUF6157 family protein produces MAHTTNYTSTFIEVSEDCRAEHGEEPPIAENVSIAALHYRLISEHPYELTSDDVLFRTHALRKGIDPDDAAARAEFFSKGQACLRSSPLGKRYGWGTHHDAKGRVALVSRDSEEYAALAADPALAHTRAMRSSRAV; encoded by the coding sequence ATGGCGCACACGACGAACTACACGAGCACGTTCATCGAGGTCTCGGAGGACTGCCGTGCCGAGCACGGCGAGGAGCCGCCGATCGCGGAGAACGTGTCGATCGCCGCGCTGCACTACCGGCTGATCTCCGAGCACCCCTACGAGCTCACCTCGGACGACGTGCTGTTCCGGACGCATGCGCTGCGCAAGGGCATCGACCCGGACGATGCCGCGGCCAGGGCCGAGTTCTTCTCGAAGGGCCAGGCATGCCTGCGCTCCTCACCACTGGGCAAGCGATACGGCTGGGGGACGCACCACGACGCGAAGGGGCGCGTGGCGCTGGTGTCCCGTGATTCGGAGGAGTACGCGGCTCTGGCCGCCGATCCGGCGCTCGCGCACACCAGGGCCATGAGGTCCAGTCGGGCGGTGTGA